A single genomic interval of Gossypium raimondii isolate GPD5lz chromosome 11, ASM2569854v1, whole genome shotgun sequence harbors:
- the LOC105802933 gene encoding uncharacterized protein LOC105802933 has translation MDHSYLKETSVEVDLESGGTVNEDERTKGHGSSNLQTNRTFSRVWTDLLRFGSVGKGKYGVNSCSSSSRFGSVENENMKFWVDKSSEGEDNHDLMALEEKNFADDNCKNKNSRKPPKPPRPSKAPLLDAADQRLVREIAELSMRKRARIKRINAMKKMKAANAAPSSSSSLFAMVITVIFCLVILFQGICHRRGTTVMLQGSAAPAVGEGLISV, from the exons ATGGATCACTCgtatttaaaagaaacaagtgtTGAAGTAGATCTTGAAAGTGGTGGAACAGTCAATGAAGATGAAAGAACCAAAGGTCATGGTTCATCAAATTTGCAAACAAATAGAACTTTTAGTAGAGTTTGGACTGATCTTTTGAGATTTGGTAGCGTTGGCAAGGGCAAATATGGTGTAAACTCTTGTAGTAGTTCCTCAAGGTTTGGCTCAGTTGAGAATGAGAATATGAAATTCTGGGTGGACAAGAGTTCAGAAGGGGAAGATAATCATGATCTCATGGCGCTTGAGGAGAAGAACTTTGCAGATGATAATTGTAAGAATAAAAACTCTAGGAAGCCTCCCAAGCCTCCACGGCCATCGAAAGCTCCTTTGTTGGATGCTGCTGACCAGCGGTTGGTGAGGGAGATTGCTGAACTTTCCATGAGAAAACGTGCTAGGATTAAACGAATTAATgcaatgaagaagatgaaggctGCAAATGCTGCGCCATCATCAAGCAGTAGCCTTTTTGCTATGGTCATCACAGTTATCTTTTGCCTTGTCATACTCTTTCAAG GTATATGTCATAGACGCGGCACAACTGTGATGTTACAGGGATCTGCTGCACCAGCGGTTGGTGAAGGCTTGATTTctgtttaa